Genomic segment of Microcaecilia unicolor unplaced genomic scaffold, aMicUni1.1, whole genome shotgun sequence:
TAAGTCCTTAGCTTAACCTACTATGGAGGTGTGAAGACTGCTCAGGAAAGTCCCTTTCCTTTACAATAGGATGAGTCTTCATTTCATTATTTGGGCATACAGCTCCTGTTTAAGACCTTTCTGCTAAAAAATATCTCCGGGCCTCTTTCCTATACTAGTGAGTGCCTACTTCAGtggtggacttttcctttaactTTGCATGGTAGAATTCAGCTTTTTAATATGATATTATTCCCAAAATGGCTTTATACATTTCAAATTTTGCCCTTTGGCTCTTGAAAAAGAATATATTTACCCTCCAAAAGCTTTTGACCAAGTTCTGTTGGGGAGCAGGAAACCGAAATTGGCTTTTAAACATCATGTATGGTGGAATGAGTCTCCCTGATCTCCCCAAATATAATCAGGTGCGCCTTATGAGACAACTAGGTGATTGGTTTTTAAATCAGCAAACGTTTACTAGTTTGGATTATGAACGAGCCTTTTATTACTCCTGGCATTTTAACTTATTACTTCATAGTCCGCTATCATCTATTCCACATTCCCTGCAGCTCAGTGTCTTGCCCTACCCACTTCAGAATATGTGGTGTACTTTTGTATGGTTATTGGGAGGTAATCCTGGATCATCGGATCAGCTACCCATCCAGGGCAACCTCCATTTTTCTCCAGGGATGACATGCACTGGTTTTGCCCGCTGTGCTCAGTAGGTAGTGACACTTTTACAACATgtgatgaatggggggggggggggggagctgatctgattttttgggggggctttgTCAGTTGCGTCACTATATACAGTCTCTGGATCCTGCTGGAGTGGAGTTTTCGCTGGGTGATCGCTTACAGAATTTTTTTGACAAGTTTCTAGAGGGGAACTTTTCATTTTGTGTGTTCATCATGAACTCTGGTCTCTTTTCCCTGCTCAACCTCATGATGGGTTGAGTTCTCACTGGGGCGtggacttgggcatccctttggAGGCACTGGATTTCCCAAAACTGATTGGGCGTATCCCTGAAATTTCAGTTAGTGCTGAGTTACAAAAGTGCCAATTTCATGTGCTTCACTGTGTATATTTTACGCAAGACCAAGTTTTTAGATCAGGTAGGATAGAGACTCCCATATGTCAGAAATGTCATGGAGATGTTAATAATTTTATGCATGCTTCTGGAGCTGCTCGAAGGTAAAACATTTTTGGCAGGCAGTTTGGAGGTATCTGGAAGGTCTAGTGGGTCAGTGTTTGCCATTTTCCCCAGTAAGGATCTTGTTGGATAAATATGAGGCTTTCTGTGTTGCTAATAGATATCATCATTCCTTACTCCAGAAGGCAGGAGTACTCGTAAGAAGGTTATCTTAGGGGTCTGGATCAGTCATGTAGTTCCCTCCTGTTGGGCATGGCATAAACATTTTCATGTCCTTATGCTGCTAGAGCTATGCCAAGCTAAGTTTTTGCTGAAGAGGAAGAAGGCCTTTTTAGCAGTGTAGGAGGTATATCTACAATCACTGTTTCCTCATGCCCGTAGTTTGATTCTTAATTGGTTTTGACCCACCTGGTCTCATTGTGTTGGGAGTCCTTCACCACACACATCACTGGATGTATGGGTGTGTGTGTAgttggtttgtttttgtttttttgtagggtgggggttggggggtttgAGAACCCTGGGAGATCAGAGTTCACTCCTTGGGTCCTTCTTGGGGGGGCGTTGATTTTGCTCCTGTTCTTTTTTGGTGTAAAAATATACCTGCCCTGTGCCTAGCACATGTTGTCACTGTGGTTTGGTGGGATAGGGAGGGATTTGGGGCCTGGCTTGTATTTGTAAAGCATTTATATCTTTTGTTGCTTGCTTGATGTCATATCTTTCTTTGCTCTATATAAATGTTGTTTCGGACAGTATGGGTGGAGAGGTGGGGGACTGGGGTTAGGACTGATTTGGTACAACTGTTGAACAAATTTGTTGTTTGCTGTTGGAGTGACTCTCGTTTCatttttgttcaataaaaattgcttTAAACTAAAACTATTTGAAGAAAGTATTTCTACACTCAACACACAATTAAGCTAAGGAATTTATTGCTGGAAGATGTGTCCAAGGCAGTTATTACAGCcagatttaaaaaggggttaagaGGTTCCTGGAGGATAAATCAATATACTATTGTTCGCCAtgtagacttgggaaagccactatactattttcagtccactaatcaggtagctaactggataaagttaggacagacttTTTAGTATCCTAACTCTATTCGGTTAGTTATCCAGGTGCCAGGCGGCTGAATCTTACCGGGACCTGAATAAATGCCGGCGCTTGtatatccccagatattcagtgctagtatcCAGGTATGccaacctggcattgaatatctgggtataaaacaGCCTATGGCAGCCACCATTTAAGGATCTTAAACAAAAATACTCCAGACCATCTTTTAAGCTATGTCAAAATATTTATTATGTAAAAATACTATCACTCCTCTCTCATTCATACCACTCACACACAATACTAACAGCCTGACATAGTAGTCACTCTGTAACGCGCTATGTTGTCAAACGCAGTAAACAGTTCACAAACTGATGTTGCAATAAAATTCAGTAATAAGGGAGAAAATAGGTTCAACACCCCTCTTTCTTCTGTAACCAAGAGCATATAATACTTGTAAAAGACTCCTAGATATAGTATCTTCACATAATCAAAATGTGGCCGCTCTCATAAAGTCAAGACAAATCGCAACAAGTAGTTAAGTCCCAACAtgttttctgacccagcgagAGTCTTAATAACCCATTTCAGCGGGTCAATCATTGAGAACAACAGAAGCAATCACTAGTCAGCTGTCAGACATAAAGTTCAAATGCCCCTCTGCTTCTCAATGCGAGATCACATTTTGTAGTTCTTCAGGATCGACCCGCTGAAATGGTGCTTCTCCTGAAGAAGAGCCACCATTTAAGAACATGCTGACTGCTCCATGCTGAATGTTGCCCCTGAATTATTGCTTTTAGGGTATCATAATCCTCACCTAGAAACCTATGGTAGGCCTGCCAGAGAACAGGGCAGCAACAATTTTCTCCATGCTAAGTATCACTTTCCACTTCTTCTCTGAcagagagagatgtggtagccgtgttagtccacttttaaaggtaatcaatggaataaaacaatggaaaagaaaataagatgatacctttttttattggacataacttaatacatttttgattagctttcaaaggtagctccttcgtcagatcggaaataagcaaatgttggtagatgaaagaatatataagtgaaactcaaagcatttcagtgacagtctaacaggatgagggtgggttaggtgagagccggtggatgagagacaggtagatatgcatggagataagaggataaagcagtacaatttggttataatgggctagaaaacccagatctttgttaagtcctgtctggtgggtgtcaaaatatttaatcattctgacttcaaaggtcttacgttcctgtattgttttaaagttcccttttaggattcttaccataaaatcactggtacagtgttctggttttgtaaagtgctaccccacagaggtgacatcctggttggtactagcatttttcatatggtgtctatgtaaattaaatcttttcTTTAGTATCTGACGAGAGAAACTAGAAACTGTTCCATATATGTTCCATTAGAACCCTGGAGCCAACCACTAGGGATCTCTCCACAGGAATCTACTGAGGCATACTAGTAACTAAGCAGGAACTACTTGTGCTACAGAGAAAATGAAAGAATTTACTTTACCCCTTCTCACCTTTCCTTGCTTTCCTCTGCTTCCTGGAGAAtaccttctctctcctgctgtaGACTCTGGTGTTCGAAAGTCAAAGCTGCGACCTGTGTGTGCATCAAACACAAATCATCAATCACTGCTTTACACTCAAGCATTCATTCCGTAGGAAGGCTGGAGAGCCCAAGCTAAGCAAAGCAAACTTGCTGGGGAAGTGATTGACCTCCTTCCCTTCTTGACATAGTGACAAAGCATGAGTGGCATACAAAAACACATTTGCAGTATATAGATTTATAAATATAGCCAccaatatttctgtctagaaGTCTTTCTGTAGGCCCAAATAATCACTCGAGCTGGTCAGCGTATAATATTAAGCCCAGGGCCGccaccacccacccacccacctccctccaTCCAGCCCTGCCCTCGTTTGAAGTAACTTGTGCGAggggcgagacacagggagggaaggcccgaagggaggccgATCTGCAGActaccgctgctgcgcttctttcacacggagcgaggtcaaggtgaggcactatgatttgaattcagggggcccagcctggtggtggacggaggtgGGCGGGTGGTGATGGGACTgaagcgctgggccccccttggaggcccgggcaacttttgtccccccccccccaccccaccccctctcagcggccctgattaAGCCCTGGCACTTAACTTTGTTCATACATTCATCATCACTATGGTGCAATTCTACTAGTGGGTGCCTTCTTTTAGGAGTGCTGATGCCAAAGCAGGGAGCACATATTCTAATCTGGGCACCGATCGATAAATAGCATATGTTGGATTGGCGTGCCTTACATGTACACGCCTGCAGTAATTCCTGCCatagatctggtgtaaatgcACCCAGAGTGCACATAATTTACaattattctgtaagttatgcacataagtgagaGACACGCCTATGTGCAACCCATGTTCCTCCCCTGCAATTATGACCAACAGCACTTACACGTGCCCTATAGAGTAGCATTTAACGCAGTTACATgctcacgtgctaatttccctACAGTTACACATATACAGAGTATATAAATGCAGGTGCGAATTTACAGAATTACATTTTATCTATGTAAATAGTGTTACTTCATGTACAGCGCTGAGAAGTTTTGCATCACCTAAGCAAAACTTCACATTTACATGTTTATGTTGGCTCACAGTCAAAGTACGTCATAGAAACGTAGAAAACATCATTTTATTCAGAATACTACATTCACTTTGAGTGGGTTATGTTATGCTCTAAGTATTGGTGGCATTTGTAGAATGCATGGATTCTGCACCAAGCTAGGATTGAAATGGACCAACCAAATAATAGGGCTGTCTTCCAATAGAATGCAGATCATTTAGTCAATCACACTGCGGCTAGATGCACAGCTTGCAGTATAAATTTTGGCAGGAGTTACCAAAACACTTAATGCTGAAAAGTGGTTCAAAGACGAAAAATCAAAGCGCAGGCTGCATTTGTCAGGAAAGCTGGGTTTGTGTGGTAGTTTGCATGAGGAGGGGTATTCCGGTCAGGAGCCTGCTGCAAAGGATGGATGGAATCAAAGTACAGTATAAGATGACTGGCAGCATGAAGGATGAGGTATTGATGGTGGTCAGCCTAAGAAGTCGAGATAAAGAAAGGATTGTTTGTTGCTCAAGATATCCTTGAGCAACAGGAAGCTCACCTCTCATCATGCTCAGAGAATGGAAGAGAAATGCTCCGCTGGTGTTTGCACTTCAGCTTTAAGGAGAAGATGCTTGGAATTTGGAATGAGATTTCAGAACAAGGACAAAGCCAACTGCTGACAGATGACCAGAGAAAGAGGCGTATAGCATGGGTAAAGAAATACTCCAGTTTAAAGCAAAAAAGAATAGGAGAAAGTGTTACTTAGTATGAAAGCACTTTCTACATCCTTGGAAATcatggaaaaaaacatttatgaGAAGGTTCCCAGTAGAAGAATATTAAACCTGAGTGCCTGAATCTCTCCAGTTAAGCATCTAACAATAATAATGATCTGGGGATGTATGACAGCCAGTGGAGTTGGCAGGACTTCACATCGCTGATATGATGGTCAATGCACACAAATACATTGAAATATTCTCTTATATGGCAGCAGGCCCTGTGCCATGCATACCCAGGATCCACTGCGCAGGACAAAGTGTCACCATTTTCAAGATGGTGGCACCAGAGAAAAGGCGcaaatgggcattgctcctgcctctcctATTAGGTATGTTGGGTGGATTTGGATGGGTtgagagatgggggtggggggagtaggTACCTCTAGACATCAAAGATTTAAATTTTTTCCTTGAGGAAAAAGGGTTTGGGTCCAGAGGGAGGAAGGGGCTTGGGGCTGGaagaagaaagggggagagggccactagaccaccagggaaatatttagaactgtgtgggggggggaggggtcaggttGGGTTGCTGAGGGGGCCGCCAGACCACCAAGGGGGTCAATGCAGGCATCAAGAGCAGATTGGGGGGGCGGAGAGAGAGGGTGCTGGTAGACACTCACTGCTCTCAACCAACTCTATGCTGCCTTGGACCCTAGCATAAATTTTCCTCTGGTAATCATGTGGCcaaagctttgggggggggggggggagggttgcatgCTGCGGGATAGCAAAAGCAACTACATTTGCATTAATTTCAATAAAATTGAGGTCAGGGTTCCACATGACTTTACACCTTGTGCTGAAATCCTTTCCTGCATAGCTATCCCACCATAAAACTGTGTTAATCCTGTGGTAACCACATAGGAAGCTTTCTGCATTAGCTTCTGGTGTATTGTCTCTGTATTAATTGCATGGACAGATACTGGAAACACTGCCAACAATTAACCAGAAGCTCTGCAGTTATTGTCTGCTAATTTTGGCAACTACCACAGGGTAACTGCAAATTTGTACAGCACACACTCAAAAACAGTCTACATTAGCAAAGCTAATTCATTTGTAACATGGAGAGGATGTTTTTTGGCTTCTTCACCTTTCTCTCGAGGATTCCAGTTCTTGCACCAtaagctctttctctctctgccacaatgcttgctgctgcagctgctcctcctcagcTCTAGCAGTTGCCTCCTGCAAttccctggcaaaagcagctgcCTCCTCCTTCTGATGTGTCACCTCTGTCAGCTCTTCCTGCAGCAGCTGGATAGTACTCTGGCTGCTCTGCCATCTGGCTTCTAAAGCTGAAATCGTGCCCTGTAGCTCAAGGGTCCTGGCATTTAACTGACATAATTCATCCTGGTACTTCTTGGACTAGAAAGAGAAATTGACAATCTCAATGCATGTTAAGAAGAAAATGAGGACTAACttttatgggggtgggggtggggggttgcctTCAATTACATAGTCATATacaagagaaaagggagaaaaaagatCACTTGTTCCTGCAATGGCTGTTCATCCCCAGATCCAGGCAAGGTTCTTGACAAGGCTCTTGTCTCTAAGAAATGCTTTTACAAGTTGCGTATGATACGCTCAGTATGGTCACTGTTTTCTATTGAAGAAGCCCTGTGATCAATAATTCTTACTATGGTTATTGTCAACATAAATTATTGTAACTCACTTCTCTCTGGGATTTGGCATATTGAACTTTGAAGTCTGCAATTATTATAAAACACTGCAATAAAACTCAtaaaaggtgcaaagaaaatgGGACCATGTAACCTCTCTATTCATAGAagagcattggcttcctgtcaaataCAGAATTCAGTTCAAAATACTAATCATTGTATTAAAATTAACCAACATGGAATtcctaactcctttttaaatatCTTATACCATACACACCCTCTAGACGTTTACGTTCATCAAATCAGAATTTACCTTCCTTTGTCATATTCACCTGCATCCATTGCTGATTCTGTTTTCAGCATTATTGGCCCTACACACAGGAACCACCTATCCCAAAACCTAGAATCAGAATCAAGttatccaggggtccttttactaaaccacacagGCGCCTACGCAGGCtgaacatgtgccaaattggagttaccgccgggttactgcatggcccttgcggtaatttcaatttttgcatgcgtccgctacgtgcatctgaaaaatattttttctggtgCGCTTAgaggacatgcgccaagtggcatctggcaCGAGTAGGTCATTAGCGCCCAAATTCTTtacgctaggtctatggctgtcggtaaggtctcagacccaaaatggacacgtggcaattttgattttgctgcacgtccattgttggcaaaaaaaaaaaaagaggcatttttttgcaggcgtgctgaaaaatggatctgtgtgcgcccaaagcccgcacctacactaccgcaag
This window contains:
- the LOC115459177 gene encoding ninein-like protein, whose product is MLKDELGRFQQVVNDAEGEVSQHRKQIELLKTEKEITLNEKEELNKQSKKYQDELCQLNARTLELQGTISALEARWQSSQSTIQLLQEELTEVTHQKEEAAAFARELQEATARAEEEQLQQQALWQREKELMVQELESSRER